The following DNA comes from Papaver somniferum cultivar HN1 unplaced genomic scaffold, ASM357369v1 unplaced-scaffold_128, whole genome shotgun sequence.
cgactacattcggaagtaaatgagcatgaatatcgtccgaatctggataaataaccgaaaaccctagaatttttttttctcgattcgacgtattaaagcgaaataaacaccaaaaatgatagattcttacctaattggggccatttgaagttgacgaagtgtttgactatcggaatcgccaccactgactacattgtcgggtacttgttcttcgcgttcttcgcgttcttcttcatttgcagcaagaatttctttatttcttgctaaaatcccaatctttggatcgataccccgagcaacatttttggttctaggtttgtgggtttcatttcccttatccattgttttataaacgaatcgacgatgttttgattttacgattcgcggcgatgtttcggttgaacgaggaaagttttttttcttccacaatcggaagatatgaaactggaagaagtagagttgaaatgagtagaattttttttgatttgatttttatacggttttaccagaaaggcatttatgtaacttcaatatcatatagggtaccccttaactagagtctttggatgggtataaattgatggcccctaaatccttttgagtgacccctaaaaacgcgaggtagaaaaagatgtcgacaaaGGCACCTTTTATTGTTGCTTGGGTACTTCAAGTTAAACCTTTCATTAAACTAGCTAATCCTTGATAACCGCAAATACTCGCATGATAACCGATACCCACCCACACTCCCCACATAGCTTTTCGAACACAAACACAATGTATTCATTTTCTGTTGTCAGCGTAAATTAAAGTTAACAAATAAAACTCCATTCTGAAGATGGAGTTCTTCTTTTCTTGGATACATGAAGTAACCGCAGTGAAGCGCATACACGATAAACAGAGTTAAAGGCGTTACCACAGCTGGATGAAGATTTAAACCTTAcagaaagacataattttttgacAAGGAGTGAACAAAAAGATATAAACAGACGTGAAACGCGGTCTAAAGCCATGTTGGATATTCAAAGTGGCAAATCAGCTTTCTATGGATTAGTTTCCGTATTACTAACAAATCACATTCTGGGTATCCCGATGAGTTTCGGCAGGAAATTCTTACTCCAGGTTTTTCATTTTTACATATTATGAATTTATATCCTACGACTACCACAGTTTGACAAAGAATTGAGCCAGCTCCCGCCACCTGCAATAACAGGAAATGAAATATCAGCAATAGATCCAAAGTAAATAAAGCCAGTTTGATTCATAATCTTCGAATCAATTGGGTTTCTGTATCGACCCCATTAAAAGTGAGAACCTCCCCAGCATTATATCGGCAAAGTGATATCCTACAGACAAAAGATTCTACAGCACTGTTACTTGTGGAAAAGTAGGAATTACCTTAAGCTTTAACATCTGCTTCATACAATGAGCGACCTTCCAGGATACTGTGGAAGATCCAAACAAAAATAATATGAGTGGGACTGGCAGAAAGAAGAGTGATATTTGGTTAACCACAAACCGACCTCTTCACATCTAGGTCTAGGTCTAGATAACCCACAGAAATTTGGTCATAGTGCCCTGTTTAGTGGAAGAGTTGCAGAAGCTGATGAAGCCTCTGCTATTAATGAGATAGGTTGACGGGCCTGAAGACAAGCCCCTATCTCAAAGGGAAGTAACTGAGACCCATCAAAAATAAGATTCACGCCTGGAAGGACTACTTCTTTATTATCAGCATCGTCTGGTTCCGCTTTCGTTGCACTTACTGCTGGTTTTGGTGACTCTACGATGGGCCTTGTGGCAGCCTCATAAACAGGAGTAAGAGCATAAGACCTGCAAATGTAATAAGATTATTCAGGTTACATGACAGTTTTCTAAAGGATATTAAAATGTAACTTGAAAAAGATAAGTATGTAAACGTTGAGAATCAAATGCTGGGACTGTTGTCTATCTCCAATTATGTTTACTAAAAAAACCCTCATGTAAATGCATAGAGGTATACATGAGATAATTGTACCCATCATTGTGCACGGGAAATAAGGAGCACAACTACTGTTTAGAAAGACAGTCAAATCACCTGAGAATGCTTCCATCAAAACTTAACACTTCAGTCCGACAACGTTGACGACTCGCAAGTTTTAGCCTCTGATGTTCACTTGAGGCCCCAGAGATTGGAGAAGAAGGATCTAAATATGGATTCCACCTTCCACTAGCGTAGTTTATAAGCTGCGGAGCTGGTTCCTTTGCTTGTTCTCTCTGGTAAAGAAGTTTTGCAGTAGGCCCTGTTGCTTGATATTCTGCACAAATATCACGCAACTTTTTTCTTAAACTTTGCATCGCATCATGATGCTCAGTCAGTGAAACAGCTTGAAGTAATTGTGATGAAACAAGTCTTTTACAAATAGCATTGCATAACTTCGGACTAAAAAGTGGAACACCAAATTCAACACTTAGTGGAACCCATTCATACTTTTCATCATCAAGTGAAAAGTGTTCTTCCCTTTCTTTGTAAAGCTTTATCACACGCATATAACCTACTGCCCATAAATCTATCTTGTTTGTTAGATAAGCTAACAGTGTGTGTAAGCTTGAACTTTCCTCTTCAGATAGTCCCATCTCCTTCCCCATCGGAGCAACAGAACCATCGGCGTTTTTCAAGGGTAAAGGAATATCCAGAGTAATGGTCTTTCCAGTTTTGTCAAGATCATACTTGCTGAAAGGCTGCACTAGCACTGCGGAGCATTTGAGAAGTGAGTTCAAGCAATGTAGAAGTATGTTTCCGTTGACCAAATTCCCTTCAAACTTGCCTCCTAATCCTCCAACCGAAGACCCATCCCAAGACCATATAAGTGCTTTCTCACAACCTGCTAACGGTGCAGGAAGCAAGCGCAAACATTGCCCTTTCATCAAAACAACTGATAGAGGCCCACTTGCTACAGCTGAATAGAATGCAAGCTTCATCCAAGGTGTCATAGATGAATAAGAGGGTGGACCAAAGTGAATGGGCCCTCCTGGTCCCGGTAAAACAGATGAAGGAGGAAGAGGAATCATTGAAACAACAATATTATAGTCACGAAGAAACAACCGGTCTAACGTTGCAGGTGCAAGTGAAGCCAAGCTTTCGCAACGAAGAATATCAACACAATATTTCTTTTTCCTCCTCGAGTTTCCTTTTCCAGAAACTGAACCATCAACTGGTGTAGCATTCACATCAGTAAGGTTACTAATCTCTGGAATCGCATCTTCGCTCAATCCAGTACTATTTTCAACAAAATTACCTTCTGTAACAGATTCGAACGAAATAGAAACATTCTGAGGGGTCTCTGAAACGACTGAATCTAGAACCTCATCATCATCAGCTGCCTTGCCTTCATTTTTGACAGGTTCAACAGGTTCCTCTGCTATATTAAGATCAGCTACAAGAGGTACTGTGTCCTCAAGCTGAGTCTCAAGAGTTGATGATTGAGTCTCAAGAGTTGACGATGGAGTCTCAAGAGTTGACGATGGAGGCTCAAGAGTTGACGATGGAGGCTCAAGCTTATCAATAAGTTCTTCAACATTCTCATTTTTCTCTACCCCGCCGGATAGCAGACACTCCAGAACACATCGAAGGCTATAAGCATGGTTGGCGAATTCCTGCAGTTCTCCCTCGAACTTCGTGCCCTCTAGTGTTGTCAAATCCTTGCAAAGGTCAGCAATGCTAGTATGACCCAGTTTTCCCGCTTCATATAATGTCACAGCATGTGATTTCAAGCCTGATAGTTTGAATGTCACGAGAAGAAGGGCCAAGTTAGAAAGGTGGCGATTAGTATATTGACCACGTGATTTCACTATACGGCCGACTGCTACTAAAATAAATGTTACAGAGAACGGTCAAAAGATAGATTTTGTATTTAGAAGTTGATACAGTTTTGACGCGGTTAGTGGAGTTCGGTTACCCGCATATAAAAACTTCACTACCCAGATCATTCTAAAACTGAACATTTAACTAGTTTGGTTTGGACTTCTACATACCCACTCTTTTGAGCAAAATGCAAGACGAGGAAAAAAAACATAGGGTAAAGCTACAGATAAGCGTATGATAGACTTTAGTGGTCATGAATTTTGAAGGGGAGAAGCAAAACCTGGTGACACAGAACCCATCATGAGATATGATGTTATATTAGcatcaacaacaaaagcaacacgAGCAGGACCAGAAGCTGCCTTAGAGTTTGCAAGCAAGGCATCTCCGGGCTGCGTAGTACCATCCATGGACATGTTGGCTGAACTCATGCTAGCATGGGATCCATCTTCATCGTCACTGGGGATTGTAGTAGGCGTGCCAGGAATGGTTGAATCCTGAAGAACCGATGCTGGATCAATCACTTTTACTGCCCAACCCAGTCGAGAAGCAAAAGATGCCGCAGCCTGCAGCTGGGAAAGGTCAGCTTGTAAAGTAGCAGCCAATTCAGCAACAGTTGCATTCTCACTTGACACGACAAAAACAGCATACAATAGCCTGGAGATACGGGGAACATAGATATTACGAAGTTGATTCTAAGTAGCTAACAAAAAAGACAGCACAAAGGAAAGAAAATAGGGTCCAAAAATGAAACTTACTCCTCGATTGGGTCTTCATAAGACTGCTCCCTGTTGGAAACAAAACCTTCTAGCCTGGAAACTGAATTGGTATAATTATTAATCATTCAAATCATGTGTGCACGAAACAAGTAAAGAGGAAAAAGATGAAACAATTACCACTAAATAATAGTGTCACATTCAAATTCCAATCCAGGTATTTTTTAAAAACTAAACAAGTGTGCACGAGACAAGTAAAGaggaaaaaataaaacaattacCACTAACTAATAGTGTCATATTTAAATTCCAATCCAGGTATTTATAAACAAAGTAGCTAAAAATTCTTCTGTGCAG
Coding sequences within:
- the LOC113331942 gene encoding uncharacterized protein LOC113331942, with product MQHLPTTIEEQLLLKAIREECPWDSLPKRLQATLSSKDEWHKKVMDHCIRKRLQWNTCFARKVCKEGEYYEEMMRYLRKNLALFPYHLADYVCRVMRVSPFRYYCDMIFEVMRNEQPYDSIPNFSAADALRLTGVGRNEFIDIMNKCRSKKIMWKLNKSIAKELLPTQPVDFAVEPWWGVCLVNFTLEEFKKLSEEEMATIDKVCKEEANAFVLFDSEIIRGLFRRGLIYFDVPVYPDDRFKVSRLEGFVSNREQSYEDPIEELLYAVFVVSSENATVAELAATLQADLSQLQAAASFASRLGWAVKVIDPASVLQDSTIPGTPTTIPSDDEDGSHASMSSANMSMDGTTQPGDALLANSKAASGPARVAFVVDANITSYLMMGSVSPGLKSHAVTLYEAGKLGHTSIADLCKDLTTLEGTKFEGELQEFANHAYSLRCVLECLLSGGVEKNENVEELIDKLEPPSSTLEPPSSTLETPSSTLETQSSTLETQLEDTVPLVADLNIAEEPVEPVKNEGKAADDDEVLDSVVSETPQNVSISFESVTEGNFVENSTGLSEDAIPEISNLTDVNATPVDGSVSGKGNSRRKKKYCVDILRCESLASLAPATLDRLFLRDYNIVVSMIPLPPSSVLPGPGGPIHFGPPSYSSMTPWMKLAFYSAVASGPLSVVLMKGQCLRLLPAPLAGCEKALIWSWDGSSVGGLGGKFEGNLVNGNILLHCLNSLLKCSAVLVQPFSKYDLDKTGKTITLDIPLPLKNADGSVAPMGKEMGLSEEESSSLHTLLAYLTNKIDLWAVGYMRVIKLYKEREEHFSLDDEKYEWVPLSVEFGVPLFSPKLCNAICKRLVSSQLLQAVSLTEHHDAMQSLRKKLRDICAEYQATGPTAKLLYQREQAKEPAPQLINYASGRWNPYLDPSSPISGASSEHQRLKLASRQRCRTEVLSFDGSILRSYALTPVYEAATRPIVESPKPAVSATKAEPDDADNKEVVLPGVNLIFDGSQLLPFEIGACLQARQPISLIAEASSASATLPLNRAL